In the genome of Carnobacterium pleistocenium FTR1, one region contains:
- a CDS encoding YggS family pyridoxal phosphate-dependent enzyme, with the protein MSSVKENSRKIEQMLNLSLEKSNRKRSDVQVIAVTKSVSSEQALAAIEEGYDHLAENRPEGLDLKQKELNDQRLVWHFIGNLQTRKVKKVINKIDYFHALDRLSLAEEIEKRAEKSVSCFVQVNVTGEETKSGISPNQLDDFIKSLSQYSKIKVVGLMTIAPLNASETVIRSAFVVLRKLQESIKDKALPYAPCTELSMGMSKDYTIAVEEGATFVRIGTSFFE; encoded by the coding sequence ATGAGTTCGGTAAAAGAAAATAGTCGAAAGATTGAGCAAATGTTAAATCTTTCACTGGAAAAATCCAATCGAAAACGTTCTGATGTACAAGTTATTGCAGTAACTAAAAGTGTCTCTAGTGAGCAAGCTTTAGCTGCAATTGAAGAAGGTTATGACCATCTTGCTGAAAATCGACCAGAAGGATTAGATTTGAAGCAAAAAGAGTTGAATGATCAACGACTAGTTTGGCATTTTATTGGAAATTTACAAACAAGAAAAGTGAAAAAAGTAATCAATAAAATTGATTACTTTCACGCTCTTGATCGTTTATCTTTAGCTGAAGAGATTGAAAAGAGAGCAGAGAAATCTGTCTCTTGTTTTGTTCAAGTTAATGTAACTGGTGAAGAAACGAAAAGTGGAATAAGTCCGAATCAACTGGATGATTTCATAAAAAGTCTCTCACAGTATTCAAAAATAAAAGTGGTAGGTTTAATGACGATAGCGCCATTAAATGCTAGCGAAACGGTTATCCGTTCTGCTTTTGTTGTTTTAAGAAAATTGCAAGAATCAATTAAAGATAAAGCCCTACCATACGCACCTTGTACTGAACTTAGTATGGGGATGAGTAAAGATTACACAATAGCTGTTGAAGAAGGAGCAACTTTTGTTCGAATTGGAACGTCTTTTTTTGAATAA
- a CDS encoding cell division protein FtsQ/DivIB, giving the protein MKKENKKQNKQIKLHLSSLKKRGKQTTESTIDQQVDQIKKTKEPSNKKPKSFENTLQKLKKQRQKKLTIRLTMLILLFSFAILIVVYFVSSLSKVDIISVSGSKEVADQEIIDVSQIKAGDDFWKIFFERKEISEKIFSELPQVKSAEINFGGLNDYTIEIEEYQTVAYLAEDNKYYNILENGKIVNESRKVSIGNPPIFKNFEESKALSTIIVQYELLNENIQNSISEIENTPSNIDDHLIKLYMNDGNEVIASIPSFAEKMVYYPDMVKKIGDQKGTFNIEVGAYFSPFEYTEEEKETPESKITSDENSVELNLDE; this is encoded by the coding sequence ATGAAAAAAGAGAATAAAAAACAAAATAAACAAATCAAATTGCATCTTTCTTCCTTGAAAAAAAGAGGGAAACAAACAACTGAATCAACTATTGATCAACAGGTAGATCAAATAAAAAAAACAAAAGAGCCATCAAATAAAAAGCCAAAGTCATTTGAGAATACTTTACAAAAACTAAAAAAACAACGTCAAAAAAAATTAACTATAAGATTGACTATGCTGATTTTATTATTTTCATTTGCAATTTTAATAGTTGTGTATTTCGTAAGCTCATTAAGCAAAGTTGATATTATTTCTGTTAGCGGATCAAAAGAAGTAGCAGATCAAGAAATAATTGATGTTAGTCAAATTAAAGCTGGAGATGATTTTTGGAAAATTTTCTTTGAAAGAAAAGAAATTTCAGAAAAGATTTTCTCGGAATTGCCACAAGTGAAATCTGCAGAAATTAATTTTGGAGGCTTGAATGATTACACAATAGAAATTGAAGAGTACCAAACAGTTGCTTATTTAGCTGAAGATAATAAGTACTACAATATTCTTGAAAATGGAAAAATTGTAAATGAAAGTAGAAAAGTATCTATTGGAAATCCACCAATATTTAAAAATTTTGAAGAAAGTAAAGCTTTAAGTACAATCATCGTTCAATACGAGTTATTAAACGAGAATATTCAAAACAGTATTTCAGAGATTGAAAATACACCAAGCAACATTGATGATCATCTGATTAAACTGTATATGAATGATGGTAATGAAGTGATTGCATCTATTCCTTCCTTTGCTGAAAAAATGGTTTATTATCCTGATATGGTGAAAAAAATAGGAGATCAAAAAGGAACTTTTAATATTGAAGTAGGAGCTTATTTTTCTCCCTTTGAGTACACTGAGGAAGAAAAAGAAACACCAGAATCAAAAATAACGTCTGATGAAAACAGCGTAGAACTCAATTTAGACGAGTAA
- the ftsA gene encoding cell division protein FtsA, with translation MRATEMYVSLDIGTTSIKVVVAEYNNGQMNIIGVGNEKSEGLNRGIIVDIDKTVQSINKAIKQAEQKANVDIYNVVVGIPSNSVEIETCHGMIAVSGENREITEVDVQNVLAAAMVKSVPPEREILTILPEEFIVDGFDGIKDPRGMIGVRLEMYAVMLTGPKTIIHNTKRCVEKAGLQIQNIVMQPLAASSVAMSSGERDFGTILVDMGGGQTTASVMHDHQLKYTYVDQEGGDYVTKDISVVLNTTIENAERIKRDYGYALPEETSQEEKFPVEVIGKSQPVKIDERYLSEIIEARLIQIFEKIKNELDKVGARDLPGGVILTGGAAAIPGIVELAEDIFEIPVKIYIPNQMGMRYPAFTTGIGLIQYEANLDEINQIVKEYQLGITKKENTSNNAKLEYTAEDDETGPLEFEKEKRVKKKEDKWSNKAKSFISNFFD, from the coding sequence ATGCGAGCTACTGAAATGTATGTAAGTCTAGATATTGGAACCACTTCAATAAAAGTAGTTGTAGCTGAATATAATAATGGCCAAATGAATATTATTGGAGTAGGAAATGAAAAGTCAGAAGGTTTAAATCGCGGAATCATCGTTGATATTGATAAAACTGTACAATCAATTAATAAAGCTATTAAACAAGCAGAACAAAAAGCAAATGTAGATATTTATAATGTTGTGGTCGGTATTCCAAGTAATTCTGTTGAAATAGAAACTTGCCATGGAATGATAGCAGTATCGGGAGAGAATCGAGAAATTACTGAAGTAGATGTTCAGAACGTTTTGGCAGCTGCAATGGTAAAATCAGTTCCACCTGAAAGAGAAATTTTAACTATTTTACCTGAAGAGTTTATTGTTGATGGTTTTGATGGCATCAAAGATCCAAGAGGAATGATTGGTGTCCGGCTAGAAATGTATGCTGTTATGTTGACCGGACCTAAAACAATCATTCATAATACAAAACGTTGTGTAGAAAAAGCGGGTTTGCAAATTCAAAATATTGTTATGCAACCTCTAGCAGCAAGTAGTGTAGCTATGTCTAGCGGTGAACGAGATTTTGGTACAATTTTAGTAGATATGGGAGGTGGACAAACAACTGCTTCAGTTATGCATGACCATCAGTTGAAATACACATATGTAGATCAAGAAGGTGGAGATTACGTAACGAAGGATATATCAGTTGTTTTAAATACCACTATCGAAAATGCTGAAAGAATCAAGCGTGACTATGGATATGCTTTACCTGAAGAAACTTCTCAAGAAGAAAAATTTCCAGTAGAAGTGATTGGCAAAAGCCAGCCCGTAAAAATAGATGAGCGTTATTTGTCAGAAATTATAGAAGCACGTTTGATTCAAATTTTTGAAAAAATCAAAAATGAGTTGGACAAAGTAGGAGCAAGAGATTTACCAGGAGGAGTTATCTTAACTGGAGGAGCTGCTGCTATACCTGGTATAGTAGAATTGGCTGAAGACATTTTTGAAATCCCAGTGAAAATTTACATACCTAATCAAATGGGTATGCGCTATCCAGCCTTTACGACTGGGATAGGATTGATCCAGTACGAAGCCAACTTAGATGAAATCAATCAAATTGTTAAAGAATATCAATTAGGCATTACGAAAAAAGAAAATACTTCGAATAATGCTAAATTAGAATACACAGCAGAAGATGATGAAACAGGTCCCTTAGAATTTGAAAAAGAAAAACGTGTAAAGAAAAAAGAAGACAAATGGAGCAATAAGGCCAAAAGCTTTATCTCGAATTTCTTTGATTAA
- a CDS encoding YggT family protein has protein sequence MDYLSLLYTVLSRGLDIYSTLIIVYILMSWFPGAYQSKFGQILSTICEPYLNFFRRFIPPIGMINFSGIVALIVLNLAKSGLFSLFQLIARIIS, from the coding sequence GTGGATTATTTATCGTTATTATATACAGTACTTTCTAGAGGCTTAGATATATATTCTACACTAATTATAGTTTATATTTTGATGTCTTGGTTTCCTGGGGCTTATCAATCTAAGTTTGGCCAAATATTATCAACGATTTGTGAGCCATATTTAAATTTCTTTAGAAGATTTATTCCGCCAATTGGTATGATAAACTTTTCAGGAATTGTTGCATTGATTGTTTTAAATTTAGCTAAAAGTGGATTGTTTTCACTCTTTCAGTTGATTGCTAGGATTATTTCTTAA
- the ftsZ gene encoding cell division protein FtsZ has translation MDLEFDTNPANGAIIKVIGVGGAGNNAVNRMIDENVQGVEFIVVNTDLQALAGSNAEIKIQLGPKLTRGLGAGANPEIGRKAAEESEEQIAEALRGADMIFVTAGMGGGTGTGAAPIVARIAKEQGALTVGVITRPFTFEGPKRGRFAAEGVAQMKEHVDTLVIISNNRLLEMVDKKTPMLEAFHEADNVLRQGVQGISDLITAPGYVNLDFADVKTVMENQGSALMGIGMASGENRTVEATKKAISSPLLEVSIDGAESVLLNITGGSDLTLFEAQDASDIVSAASTTEVNIIFGTSINENLGDDVIVTVIATGIDAGKMKEVKPQTSERNRNSSAQRSNPETSAVQSEHTKDPFGDWDIRREPSLRDQRVKTQSNDLNQQNENPEFDIFKREEKKDQNNHQDEDNLDTPPFFRRRRK, from the coding sequence ATGGACTTAGAATTTGATACAAATCCAGCTAATGGAGCGATAATTAAAGTAATAGGTGTTGGTGGAGCGGGTAATAACGCTGTTAACCGTATGATTGATGAAAATGTACAAGGTGTAGAATTTATTGTAGTAAATACCGACTTACAAGCACTAGCAGGTTCAAATGCCGAAATTAAAATCCAATTAGGGCCCAAATTAACACGCGGACTCGGAGCAGGGGCAAATCCTGAAATCGGACGTAAAGCAGCAGAAGAAAGCGAAGAACAAATTGCTGAAGCCTTGCGTGGAGCAGATATGATTTTTGTAACTGCTGGTATGGGTGGCGGAACAGGTACGGGTGCTGCACCAATTGTGGCTCGTATTGCTAAAGAACAAGGCGCTTTAACAGTAGGTGTCATTACGAGACCCTTTACTTTTGAAGGACCTAAACGTGGACGCTTCGCTGCGGAAGGCGTAGCACAAATGAAAGAGCATGTAGATACTTTAGTTATTATTTCTAACAATCGTTTATTAGAAATGGTTGATAAAAAAACGCCAATGCTTGAAGCATTCCATGAAGCGGATAACGTTTTGCGACAAGGTGTACAAGGAATTTCAGATTTAATTACAGCTCCTGGATATGTGAATTTAGATTTTGCTGATGTAAAAACAGTGATGGAAAACCAAGGTTCAGCATTGATGGGTATCGGTATGGCTAGCGGTGAAAATCGTACAGTTGAAGCGACTAAAAAGGCGATATCTTCTCCACTATTAGAAGTTTCAATTGATGGAGCAGAATCTGTATTGTTAAATATTACGGGTGGCTCTGATTTGACTTTGTTTGAAGCACAAGATGCATCGGACATCGTTTCAGCAGCATCTACTACGGAAGTGAATATCATTTTTGGAACTTCTATTAACGAAAACTTAGGTGATGATGTTATCGTAACGGTTATTGCAACTGGTATCGATGCAGGTAAAATGAAAGAAGTAAAACCACAAACAAGCGAAAGAAATAGAAATAGCTCTGCACAAAGAAGTAATCCTGAAACTTCAGCTGTGCAATCTGAGCACACAAAAGATCCTTTTGGTGATTGGGATATTCGTCGTGAACCTAGTTTACGTGATCAAAGAGTTAAAACTCAATCAAATGATTTGAATCAACAAAATGAGAACCCTGAATTTGATATTTTTAAACGAGAAGAAAAGAAAGACCAAAATAATCATCAAGATGAGGATAATCTTGATACTCCTCCATTCTTCAGAAGACGTCGTAAATAA
- a CDS encoding YlmH family RNA-binding protein — MIENVYQHFRKEEQAFIDNVIGWIRSVEDQYTPYLTNFLDPRQLHIVKTIVGKNDEITIHSFGGYEAAERVRAFICPAYFTPKQEDFEITIFEIRYPIKFASLSHGKVLGTLLSTGLKRDYFGDIISDGARWQVFVENSTKSYIEQQVISIGKVAVRIEEKNYTDILLPVDNWTIESQTVSSMRLDTLVSSVFKISRQRAKQMIESGKVKLNWVELNRPDFEIGLLDIVSVRGYGRLQVQEIEGKTKKDKWRLQLGILYK; from the coding sequence ATGATTGAAAATGTTTACCAACATTTTAGAAAAGAAGAGCAAGCCTTTATTGATAACGTTATAGGATGGATAAGAAGTGTAGAAGATCAATATACTCCCTATTTAACAAATTTTTTAGATCCTCGCCAATTGCATATCGTAAAAACAATAGTTGGAAAAAATGATGAAATCACTATTCATTCTTTTGGTGGATATGAAGCGGCAGAGAGAGTGAGAGCTTTCATCTGTCCTGCGTATTTCACGCCAAAACAGGAAGATTTTGAGATAACTATCTTTGAGATACGATACCCTATAAAATTTGCTTCATTATCACATGGAAAAGTATTAGGTACATTGCTTTCGACTGGGTTAAAAAGAGATTATTTTGGCGATATTATATCAGATGGAGCACGTTGGCAAGTGTTTGTTGAAAATTCAACAAAAAGTTACATTGAGCAACAAGTTATTAGTATTGGAAAAGTTGCCGTTCGAATAGAAGAAAAAAATTATACAGATATTTTATTACCGGTAGATAATTGGACGATTGAAAGTCAAACGGTTTCATCAATGCGTTTAGATACGCTTGTTTCTAGTGTATTCAAAATCTCTAGACAACGGGCTAAACAAATGATTGAATCAGGTAAAGTAAAGCTGAATTGGGTAGAATTAAACCGACCTGATTTTGAAATTGGTTTATTAGATATTGTTTCAGTTCGTGGATATGGGCGATTACAGGTACAAGAAATTGAAGGCAAAACAAAGAAAGATAAATGGCGTCTTCAATTAGGTATCTTGTATAAATAA
- a CDS encoding cell division protein SepF yields the protein MGMINNFTQFFGLNDEEEFEIEKAANNKEKTSTKVRENEEKHEVKNQRALNTRRESAKTNKVVAMKNPENPYQSKIVVFEPRVYSEVQEIADFLLSNQSVILNFTRIEEDQAKRIVDFLTGTIYAISGDIQRVGEEIFLCTPKNVEIDGVISDVMQEKDFY from the coding sequence ATGGGCATGATAAATAATTTCACTCAATTTTTCGGGTTAAATGATGAAGAAGAGTTTGAAATAGAAAAAGCAGCAAATAATAAGGAAAAGACTTCAACTAAGGTTAGAGAAAATGAAGAAAAACATGAAGTTAAAAATCAACGTGCTTTGAATACACGTCGCGAATCTGCAAAAACAAATAAAGTTGTGGCAATGAAAAATCCGGAAAATCCTTATCAATCAAAAATTGTTGTCTTTGAACCTAGAGTTTACTCCGAAGTTCAAGAAATAGCAGATTTCCTACTGAGTAATCAATCAGTAATTTTAAATTTTACTCGTATTGAAGAAGATCAAGCTAAAAGAATCGTTGATTTTTTAACGGGTACGATTTATGCTATAAGTGGTGATATTCAACGAGTTGGAGAAGAAATTTTCTTGTGTACTCCTAAAAATGTTGAAATTGATGGTGTCATATCAGATGTAATGCAAGAAAAAGATTTTTATTAA
- the murG gene encoding undecaprenyldiphospho-muramoylpentapeptide beta-N-acetylglucosaminyltransferase, translating to MKILLSGGGTGGHVYPALALMRRIQEVDPTAEFLYVGTEKGLESKIVKNYGIPFASVEIKGFKRSLSLDTFKTVRMFISSISQAKKIVKKFQPDIVIGTGGYVCAPIVYAASKLGIPSIIHEQNSVAGITNKFLSRYVTKIAICFEEVKKDFANYPEKICFTGNPRAQEVSNVEKKAALEEYNLDSEQPTVLIFGGSRGAKRINDAFIEALPMLATKNYQVLMVTGDIHYENIQSQLVKIKNDKFNISVVSYIPNMPEVFTTVSLVVSRSGATTLAELTALGLPSILIPSPYVTNDHQTKNAESLANKGAAKLIKEESLTGEKLVQTLDELMLNSEKRQEMAKNAKKIGMPLASDRLIEVINGIMKK from the coding sequence ATGAAAATATTACTGTCCGGTGGTGGGACTGGAGGACATGTGTATCCAGCACTCGCACTAATGCGTCGTATACAAGAAGTAGACCCAACAGCCGAGTTTCTGTATGTTGGAACTGAAAAAGGTCTAGAAAGTAAGATTGTAAAAAACTATGGCATACCTTTTGCTTCTGTAGAAATAAAAGGGTTTAAGCGCTCATTGTCTTTGGACACCTTCAAAACGGTTCGAATGTTTATTAGCAGTATTAGTCAAGCAAAAAAAATTGTTAAGAAATTCCAACCTGATATTGTAATTGGGACAGGTGGGTATGTGTGTGCTCCAATAGTATATGCTGCCTCGAAATTAGGAATTCCAAGTATCATACATGAACAAAATAGCGTTGCAGGTATAACAAATAAATTTTTATCACGATACGTTACTAAAATTGCCATTTGTTTTGAAGAAGTAAAAAAAGACTTTGCTAACTATCCTGAAAAAATATGCTTTACTGGTAACCCTAGAGCACAAGAAGTAAGTAATGTAGAAAAGAAAGCGGCGTTAGAAGAATATAATTTAGATTCTGAACAACCGACCGTTCTAATTTTTGGCGGAAGCAGGGGAGCAAAAAGAATCAATGACGCTTTTATTGAAGCTCTACCTATGTTGGCCACTAAAAACTACCAAGTATTGATGGTTACAGGAGATATCCATTACGAAAACATTCAAAGTCAATTAGTAAAAATAAAAAATGATAAATTTAATATTTCGGTGGTATCGTATATTCCAAATATGCCAGAAGTTTTTACAACAGTTTCACTGGTTGTTTCAAGAAGTGGTGCTACAACATTAGCGGAACTTACAGCGTTAGGCTTGCCTAGCATATTGATCCCTAGTCCGTATGTCACAAATGATCATCAAACAAAGAATGCCGAAAGTTTAGCGAACAAAGGTGCTGCAAAACTAATTAAAGAAGAATCATTAACAGGTGAAAAATTAGTACAGACACTGGATGAGTTGATGTTGAACTCAGAAAAGCGTCAAGAGATGGCCAAAAATGCTAAAAAAATAGGTATGCCACTTGCTTCAGATCGATTAATTGAAGTGATAAATGGAATCATGAAAAAATAA